Proteins from a single region of Sphaerochaeta globosa str. Buddy:
- a CDS encoding CPBP family glutamic-type intramembrane protease, whose amino-acid sequence MKLQKSALQLGLRLLPVGVLCSIYLAMTNITVMRQGGMDAPVALLVFSSLIQVAFIYTLTLSYVGYLLAQKTDLIKPFAFVRKETIYTILVGFGCALVMVSDYFLFAPLIPQIKAVYTKESFTLVSLLFSMLYGGIIEEIMLRLFFLSLVVFIFDLIGRKTKNGKPLPRWYYWTANTLAALLFALGHLPATQMAFGSLTPLLVGRAFLLNGVLGFVFGLLYIQKGLQYAMLAHALTHLFNQAILRFFIL is encoded by the coding sequence ATGAAATTACAGAAGAGTGCCTTACAATTAGGATTGAGATTATTGCCTGTAGGCGTGCTATGCAGTATCTATCTGGCGATGACGAATATCACCGTCATGCGTCAAGGAGGCATGGACGCTCCTGTCGCACTGCTTGTATTCTCTTCCCTTATCCAGGTAGCCTTCATCTATACCCTCACTCTCTCCTACGTGGGCTACCTGCTTGCACAGAAAACCGACTTGATCAAACCATTTGCCTTCGTCAGAAAAGAAACGATATATACCATACTCGTGGGCTTTGGCTGTGCCTTGGTGATGGTCAGTGATTACTTTCTCTTTGCTCCCTTGATCCCACAAATCAAAGCCGTTTATACCAAGGAATCCTTTACGCTTGTTTCCCTTCTTTTCTCCATGCTCTACGGAGGCATTATCGAAGAGATTATGCTTCGTCTTTTTTTCCTCTCGCTTGTGGTATTCATATTTGATCTTATAGGAAGAAAAACCAAGAACGGGAAGCCTCTTCCCCGTTGGTATTACTGGACGGCAAATACCCTAGCCGCACTTTTGTTTGCACTCGGACACCTTCCTGCGACGCAGATGGCCTTCGGTTCCCTTACTCCCCTTTTGGTCGGTCGGGCTTTCTTGCTCAATGGAGTGCTGGGTTTTGTGTTTGGGCTTCTGTATATACAAAAAGGCCTGCAGTACGCAATGCTCGCCCATGCCCTCACCCACCTCTTCAACCAAGCGATTTTGCGCTTCTTCATCCTCTAG
- a CDS encoding LCCL domain-containing protein, which yields MKTGMLKGMSVLLLIGLLIGCTSGSFEIGPGGPSLNLEYSKEAKQAEVVEVEPAAVVEAEIEEEAAPSQTVKGKLPSLAAWDQNPESFTNIIGDRVTLQLPANGFESAIYGLGVYTTDSSIGTAAVHMGLITFAKGGEVTIEITDGRTSYGGLLRNGVVSGSYESWPLSFIFVDAQGNPISLESTGGVNIEWSDTVRELGLEIGERMTVSLPAGGSLRDVWGSDPYTGDTPIGSAAVHTGLITVAAGGKVTVEQLPRRAFFAGSEKNGISSYEFDAPIDAFTFVL from the coding sequence ATGAAAACAGGTATGCTGAAGGGGATGAGCGTTCTTTTGCTCATCGGTCTGCTCATCGGGTGCACATCCGGTTCCTTTGAAATTGGGCCCGGTGGACCGAGTCTGAATCTTGAATATTCCAAAGAGGCAAAACAAGCCGAAGTAGTGGAGGTTGAACCTGCAGCTGTGGTGGAAGCGGAAATTGAGGAAGAGGCTGCGCCTTCCCAGACTGTCAAAGGAAAGCTGCCTTCGCTTGCAGCCTGGGATCAGAATCCCGAAAGTTTTACCAACATCATCGGTGATCGGGTTACGCTTCAGCTCCCTGCCAATGGGTTTGAATCCGCAATCTATGGGCTGGGAGTCTATACCACCGACAGTTCCATTGGAACTGCCGCGGTACACATGGGCTTGATCACCTTTGCAAAGGGCGGCGAAGTCACCATCGAGATTACCGATGGCCGTACCAGCTATGGCGGCCTTTTACGTAACGGAGTGGTTTCGGGCTCGTACGAATCATGGCCGTTGAGTTTCATCTTTGTGGATGCACAGGGAAATCCCATTTCCTTGGAATCCACAGGAGGAGTCAACATCGAATGGTCCGACACAGTACGGGAGCTCGGTCTTGAAATCGGAGAGAGAATGACCGTCAGCTTGCCGGCGGGAGGATCACTAAGAGACGTTTGGGGCTCAGATCCCTATACCGGTGATACGCCCATCGGAAGTGCTGCCGTTCATACGGGCCTGATTACCGTTGCTGCAGGGGGAAAGGTTACCGTGGAGCAGTTGCCCAGGCGTGCGTTCTTTGCCGGTTCGGAGAAAAACGGCATCTCCAGCTACGAGTTTGATGCTCCGATCGATGCATTCACCTTCGTCCTTTGA
- a CDS encoding PstS family phosphate ABC transporter substrate-binding protein encodes MKKATIVMIAILALLMLPVFGAGSKEAKPQETTQFAWVEEQGVNGLPGVNPIKVSGNIITAGSSTVYPLSERMAERFKQEGYSGVITIDSIGSGAGFERFTVAGETDIANASRAIKAKEIEAAKLIGRSPIEFRVGTDALAVVVSNQNTFAKNVTKEELAKLFSTAKNWSDVNPAWPNEPIQRFIPGTDSGTFDYFSEEVFKNNPEPMLSAQNLQLSEDDNILVQGIKGSPYAVGFFGYAYYAENADSLSILSINSVQASKANVDNGTYPLARPLFIYSDAQIMRSKSQVAAFIDFYLSYVNEEVIGVGYFPANDEELEKGRQTWLKAMNGTY; translated from the coding sequence ATGAAAAAAGCAACTATCGTAATGATCGCCATTTTGGCTCTTCTGATGCTTCCCGTCTTTGGTGCAGGATCGAAGGAAGCAAAACCGCAGGAAACTACTCAATTCGCCTGGGTTGAAGAACAGGGAGTCAATGGACTTCCCGGTGTCAACCCGATCAAGGTAAGCGGAAATATCATCACAGCCGGCAGTTCCACCGTGTATCCCTTGTCCGAACGAATGGCTGAGCGTTTCAAGCAGGAAGGCTACAGCGGTGTCATCACCATCGATTCCATAGGCAGCGGTGCAGGCTTTGAGCGTTTTACCGTAGCCGGTGAAACCGATATCGCCAATGCGAGCCGCGCCATCAAGGCCAAGGAAATCGAGGCTGCCAAGCTCATCGGCCGCTCTCCCATCGAGTTCCGTGTCGGCACCGATGCCCTTGCTGTCGTGGTGAGCAACCAGAATACCTTTGCAAAGAATGTTACCAAGGAAGAGCTGGCCAAACTGTTCAGTACCGCCAAGAATTGGTCTGACGTAAATCCCGCTTGGCCCAATGAACCGATCCAGCGCTTCATCCCCGGAACCGATAGCGGCACCTTCGACTACTTCAGTGAAGAAGTGTTCAAGAACAATCCCGAGCCGATGCTTTCAGCCCAGAACCTGCAACTCAGTGAGGATGACAACATTCTGGTACAGGGAATCAAGGGTTCTCCCTACGCCGTCGGATTCTTCGGATATGCCTACTACGCCGAGAATGCAGACAGCCTTAGCATCCTCTCGATCAACTCCGTACAAGCAAGCAAGGCGAATGTCGACAACGGGACCTATCCCTTGGCAAGGCCGCTTTTCATCTACAGTGATGCACAGATCATGAGAAGTAAGAGCCAGGTTGCAGCCTTCATCGACTTCTACCTCAGCTATGTCAATGAAGAGGTCATCGGTGTAGGGTACTTCCCGGCTAATGACGAGGAACTTGAGAAAGGTCGCCAGACCTGGCTCAAAGCAATGAACGGCACCTACTAA
- a CDS encoding nucleoside-diphosphate kinase: MEQSLSYVLVTPYTVAKSRTGGVLSRLLSRISLELVGVQMVAMDQQFASEYASIIKNRKKVEGFKISDLLSDYIEQSMGPSLGVRHRSLLLLFKGENPCEQLSQVVGSFQKETGSVETVIGESIRDTYADLIFTDESQEKVRYFEPAVITAQSQIEADATLALFKPWLAVQSNIIINRPEEYYADVQRTLVIIKPDNWKYASSRPGMIIDMFSRSGLRIVGIKVLKMSVNQALQFYGPTKEGLKAKLAPIYGMQARELLEHEFNVHLDVQMQDILTSSFGDKYSEEQFERIVEFMAGLKPSECKPEDLDKPGLVKCMVLVYEGKDAVQKIRTILGATDPNKATAGTIRREFGSNIRVNAAHASDSAENAQREMGVLKAEENFCYSLISEYLASKAAASHL; encoded by the coding sequence ATGGAACAGTCCTTATCGTATGTTCTGGTGACACCCTATACGGTCGCAAAAAGTAGAACCGGCGGGGTACTATCCAGACTCCTCTCCCGCATTTCATTGGAACTAGTCGGCGTGCAAATGGTTGCAATGGACCAACAGTTCGCCAGTGAATATGCAAGTATCATCAAGAATAGAAAGAAAGTCGAAGGTTTCAAGATATCCGATCTGCTCTCTGACTATATCGAACAGAGCATGGGTCCATCCCTTGGCGTGCGGCATCGCTCACTTTTATTGTTGTTCAAAGGCGAAAATCCCTGTGAACAGCTTTCCCAGGTGGTGGGTTCTTTCCAGAAAGAGACCGGAAGCGTTGAAACCGTTATCGGAGAATCGATTCGCGATACCTATGCCGATTTGATTTTCACCGATGAGAGCCAGGAAAAAGTCAGATACTTTGAGCCTGCAGTAATTACTGCCCAGTCCCAGATAGAAGCTGATGCCACCCTTGCCCTTTTCAAACCCTGGCTTGCAGTTCAGAGCAACATCATCATTAACAGACCCGAAGAATATTATGCCGATGTACAGCGGACATTGGTCATCATCAAGCCGGACAACTGGAAGTATGCTTCAAGCAGACCCGGTATGATCATCGACATGTTCAGCCGCAGCGGGCTGAGAATCGTCGGTATCAAGGTACTCAAGATGTCCGTCAACCAGGCACTACAGTTCTATGGTCCCACCAAGGAAGGGCTGAAGGCCAAACTTGCACCCATCTACGGCATGCAGGCACGAGAGTTGCTCGAGCACGAGTTCAATGTGCACCTCGATGTGCAGATGCAGGACATTCTGACCAGCAGCTTCGGCGACAAGTATTCGGAAGAGCAGTTCGAGCGGATTGTAGAGTTCATGGCAGGACTCAAACCCAGCGAATGCAAGCCTGAGGACTTGGACAAGCCCGGTTTGGTCAAATGCATGGTCCTCGTCTATGAAGGCAAGGATGCGGTGCAGAAAATCCGCACCATTTTGGGGGCGACCGACCCGAACAAGGCTACAGCAGGTACGATCAGACGAGAGTTTGGTTCCAATATCCGTGTCAATGCTGCCCACGCCAGCGACTCTGCAGAGAATGCACAGCGTGAGATGGGCGTCCTGAAAGCTGAGGAAAACTTCTGTTATTCCCTGATTTCGGAGTATTTAGCCTCTAAGGCAGCCGCTTCTCACCTGTAA
- the pstB gene encoding phosphate ABC transporter ATP-binding protein PstB, whose product MNTTNLAENLQLPFQSESSVEPLKTIISLDNVNIRYGSFHAVKDASMEIYEHQVTAFIGPSGCGKSTVLRSINRMNDMIRGATLQGKVLFNGQDLYEKSVDPVLIRRRIGMVFQKPNPFPKSIYENIAWGARVNGYRGDYDELVETSLQRAALWDEVKDKLKQNALRLSGGQQQRLCIARTIAVQPEVILMDEPASALDPIATSRIEELILQLKQSYTIIIVTHNMGQASRVSDYTAFFMVDQNRTGYLQEYEATEQLFLNPVHKKTEEYISGKFG is encoded by the coding sequence ATGAATACTACCAATTTGGCCGAGAATCTGCAGCTGCCCTTCCAAAGTGAGAGCAGTGTGGAGCCTCTGAAAACCATTATCAGCCTTGATAATGTCAACATCCGCTATGGCTCCTTTCATGCGGTGAAGGATGCAAGTATGGAAATCTATGAGCATCAGGTCACCGCGTTCATCGGGCCCTCGGGATGTGGAAAAAGTACTGTGCTGAGAAGCATCAACCGCATGAATGACATGATTCGCGGTGCAACACTGCAAGGCAAGGTCTTGTTCAATGGACAGGACCTCTACGAGAAATCTGTCGATCCCGTTCTGATTCGAAGACGAATCGGCATGGTTTTCCAGAAACCCAATCCGTTCCCCAAATCCATTTATGAGAATATTGCCTGGGGAGCACGGGTGAATGGATACCGGGGCGATTACGATGAATTGGTTGAGACCAGCCTGCAGAGAGCTGCCTTGTGGGATGAGGTCAAGGATAAGCTCAAGCAGAATGCCCTGCGCCTCAGCGGCGGGCAACAACAGAGGCTGTGCATCGCCCGTACCATTGCCGTACAACCGGAAGTGATACTCATGGATGAACCCGCTTCAGCACTCGATCCCATCGCCACCTCGAGAATTGAGGAGCTGATCCTTCAGCTGAAGCAGTCCTACACCATCATCATTGTCACACATAATATGGGACAGGCCAGCCGTGTCTCCGACTACACGGCCTTTTTCATGGTGGATCAGAACAGAACCGGATACCTACAGGAGTACGAAGCAACCGAGCAACTGTTCCTCAATCCGGTACACAAGAAGACTGAAGAGTATATATCGGGAAAATTCGGTTGA
- the pstC gene encoding phosphate ABC transporter permease subunit PstC, producing the protein MPTQNTQFRKKHRLHERIIEAIMFLFALFSLLITVGIVVILLRESYLFFSDPKVNLLGFLTGKDWQPMIDQFGFLPLLNATFTTSIIAMLLGIPVGLFVAVYLAEYASDRMRGILKPTLEVLAGIPTIVYGYFALTFMTPLLRMLFGQERVEIYNTGSAGLVIGILVLPLIATMAEDAISSVPKELRLASYALGGTKIETTFQVVIPAALSGLSATFLLALSRAIGETMVVALAAGAGPKLTADPFKAAETITGYIVRISGGDVSYNSVDYNSIFALGLVLFLITFTLNLISRKISNVFHQEYE; encoded by the coding sequence ATGCCGACCCAAAATACACAGTTCAGAAAGAAACATCGATTGCATGAACGGATCATCGAAGCAATCATGTTTTTATTCGCCCTGTTTTCCTTACTGATTACTGTCGGGATTGTAGTCATTTTGCTACGTGAGTCCTATCTGTTCTTCAGCGATCCGAAAGTCAATCTGCTGGGGTTTCTAACCGGTAAGGATTGGCAGCCGATGATCGACCAGTTCGGCTTTCTTCCCTTGCTCAACGCAACCTTCACCACCAGCATCATAGCGATGTTGCTGGGCATCCCCGTAGGGCTGTTTGTGGCAGTGTACCTTGCAGAATATGCGAGTGACCGCATGCGGGGCATTCTTAAACCCACGTTGGAAGTGCTAGCCGGCATTCCGACCATCGTCTATGGGTATTTCGCCCTTACTTTCATGACGCCACTCTTACGAATGCTGTTTGGACAAGAGCGCGTGGAAATCTACAACACTGGTTCCGCCGGCTTGGTAATCGGCATTCTCGTCCTCCCTTTGATTGCCACCATGGCCGAGGATGCAATCAGCTCGGTGCCCAAGGAGTTGCGTCTGGCCTCCTATGCATTGGGAGGGACAAAGATTGAAACCACCTTCCAAGTGGTAATTCCTGCCGCATTGAGTGGTCTTTCGGCTACCTTCCTGTTAGCTCTCTCAAGGGCAATCGGAGAGACGATGGTTGTCGCTCTCGCCGCGGGGGCTGGTCCGAAACTGACTGCCGATCCCTTCAAGGCAGCTGAGACGATTACCGGGTACATCGTACGAATCAGCGGGGGGGATGTCAGTTACAACTCTGTTGACTACAACAGCATTTTCGCCCTTGGTCTGGTGCTCTTTCTGATCACCTTTACGCTGAATCTGATATCCCGAAAGATTTCCAACGTGTTCCATCAGGAGTATGAATAA
- a CDS encoding alpha/beta hydrolase fold domain-containing protein codes for MDIRALLLFLGVLTAFSVIVRIREKRSASSFMGERLLYLRIHQSLVPLYKSLDELALLNRQVYTLPLGLSLLATIEEFAFENMQVFSLGDKRSHNLVFFLHGGAYVEQPSFAHWMFLERIMRLSNCRIIVPIYPKAPDHQVTKVLPSLLRLYRMQESDHLTLMGDSAGGGLALALAQSMDERQKKELDHIILLSPWLDIALANPATDFLQKSDPMLSKEQLLLYGKAWSGEVDPKDWRVSPLYGSLVGLAPITLFVGTHELFLADARSLKRKAKQELVMLEYHEAKRMNHDYPLFPIPEARRAQTRIAHIIGGRI; via the coding sequence ATGGATATTCGTGCACTGCTGTTGTTCCTTGGAGTTCTGACGGCCTTTTCCGTCATAGTGAGAATCCGGGAGAAACGCAGTGCGTCCAGTTTCATGGGTGAACGGTTGCTCTATCTGAGAATTCACCAAAGTTTGGTCCCTTTGTATAAGAGTCTGGATGAGTTGGCACTTCTCAATCGGCAAGTATACACCTTGCCCTTGGGCCTGAGCCTGCTTGCCACCATAGAGGAATTCGCCTTTGAGAACATGCAGGTATTCAGCCTTGGGGACAAACGATCGCACAACTTGGTGTTTTTCCTTCACGGCGGGGCCTATGTCGAACAACCTTCGTTCGCACACTGGATGTTCCTTGAACGCATCATGCGCCTCAGCAATTGTCGCATCATCGTTCCCATTTACCCAAAGGCTCCCGACCACCAGGTCACCAAGGTACTGCCGTCCCTTCTGCGGCTCTACAGGATGCAGGAAAGTGATCATCTCACCCTTATGGGAGATTCTGCAGGTGGTGGACTTGCCCTTGCCCTGGCACAGAGCATGGACGAGAGGCAGAAGAAAGAACTTGATCACATCATCCTTCTCTCCCCCTGGCTGGATATTGCCTTAGCCAACCCGGCTACCGACTTTCTCCAAAAGAGCGACCCCATGCTTTCCAAGGAACAGCTGCTCCTCTATGGAAAAGCTTGGAGCGGGGAGGTCGACCCAAAGGATTGGCGGGTGAGCCCATTGTACGGTTCGCTTGTTGGATTAGCACCGATCACCCTGTTTGTAGGGACCCATGAACTTTTTCTTGCCGATGCCCGCTCACTGAAGCGAAAGGCAAAACAGGAGTTGGTCATGTTGGAATATCATGAAGCAAAGCGGATGAATCATGACTATCCGCTCTTCCCCATTCCTGAAGCACGACGCGCCCAAACCAGAATTGCTCATATTATTGGAGGCCGGATATGA
- a CDS encoding cysteine hydrolase family protein, producing MSTAMSTDSSKSHSKSLLVVIDMQQDFISGSLGSKEAEKVVSKVEQKISRHEGLLAYTLDTHQSDYLATSEGRHLAVEHCIKGSEGHSLVPSLQRLLSTAHCFEKPTFGSVALAQWISLHPEISQVQLVGVCTDICVVSNALLIKAFCPELPIVVDSACCAGTSIQAHHAALETMRSCQIEVF from the coding sequence ATGTCTACTGCAATGTCCACGGACTCTTCAAAGTCTCATTCTAAATCCCTGCTTGTCGTCATCGACATGCAACAGGATTTCATAAGCGGGAGCCTGGGCTCCAAGGAAGCTGAAAAAGTAGTCAGCAAGGTGGAACAGAAAATCAGTCGGCACGAAGGACTGCTTGCCTATACCTTGGACACCCATCAAAGCGACTACCTTGCAACCAGTGAAGGCAGGCATCTGGCAGTAGAGCATTGCATCAAGGGAAGCGAAGGCCACTCGTTGGTGCCTTCACTTCAGCGTTTGCTCAGTACTGCACACTGTTTTGAGAAACCAACGTTTGGTTCCGTTGCACTTGCACAGTGGATTTCCCTGCATCCTGAGATCAGTCAGGTACAGCTGGTTGGGGTCTGTACCGACATTTGCGTTGTTTCCAATGCGTTGCTTATCAAGGCGTTCTGCCCTGAGCTTCCCATAGTGGTTGATAGTGCTTGTTGTGCAGGAACCAGTATACAAGCTCATCATGCAGCACTGGAGACGATGAGGTCCTGTCAAATAGAAGTATTTTAG
- the pstA gene encoding phosphate ABC transporter permease PstA → MQSSFAFGTQENVLRLMEKRRRASVVWQAVFLLATSLAILFLVLLLVSVIDSTFGFAALQYDVEPKTLIAGKQHLSEFSHLELEQVAKSRLSGGILRRVEYEKPIADRSDKDLIALIEQHVIKPTVLRTWGLWDSLVNQGQIDAYLSEQEGAHLTFKSWLTFDFLVADQSANPLYAGIRTALLGSLWIILITFLFAFPIGVGSAVYLQEYAPDTKVSRILQLNIFNLSAVPSIIYGLLGLAVFVRAMEGFTSGSFFSRVADSTANGRTILSGGLTLGLLVLPIIIINTQEALKAVPDTLRMSSYGIGATKWQTIWGQVLPVSIDRILTGTILALSRALGETAPLVVIGASTFISVDPSGIFSKFTTLPIQIYQWSARPQGAYRNVAGAAIIALLILLMALNSSAIILRDKLSKKKRMES, encoded by the coding sequence ATGCAAAGTTCCTTCGCATTTGGCACACAAGAGAATGTTCTCCGGTTGATGGAGAAGCGAAGAAGAGCCTCGGTGGTTTGGCAGGCAGTCTTTTTGCTGGCAACTTCCCTGGCGATTCTGTTCCTGGTGTTGTTGCTGGTCTCGGTCATCGACTCCACCTTCGGTTTTGCTGCCCTGCAGTATGATGTTGAACCGAAAACCCTTATTGCAGGCAAGCAGCACCTCTCCGAGTTTTCTCATCTGGAACTTGAACAGGTTGCAAAGAGCCGGCTCTCGGGCGGCATCCTTCGGCGTGTGGAGTACGAGAAACCTATCGCTGACCGCTCCGACAAGGATTTGATCGCCCTTATCGAGCAGCATGTGATCAAGCCCACCGTTCTCAGGACGTGGGGCCTTTGGGATTCCTTGGTGAACCAGGGACAAATCGATGCATACCTCTCTGAACAGGAAGGCGCGCATCTGACATTCAAGAGCTGGCTTACCTTTGACTTCCTCGTAGCCGACCAGAGTGCAAATCCTTTGTATGCAGGTATCAGAACCGCCTTGCTGGGCTCGTTGTGGATTATTCTAATCACGTTCCTGTTTGCCTTTCCCATCGGGGTCGGCTCGGCTGTCTATCTGCAGGAATATGCCCCCGATACGAAAGTATCCCGGATTTTGCAGCTTAATATATTCAACCTCAGCGCCGTGCCTTCGATCATCTATGGCCTATTGGGGTTGGCAGTCTTTGTCCGGGCGATGGAAGGTTTTACCAGCGGCTCATTCTTCTCAAGGGTTGCCGATTCCACCGCCAATGGAAGAACCATCCTAAGTGGTGGCCTGACACTGGGCTTGCTCGTGTTGCCCATTATCATCATCAACACCCAAGAAGCACTGAAAGCCGTCCCTGATACCCTGAGAATGTCCAGTTATGGTATTGGGGCAACCAAATGGCAGACCATTTGGGGGCAGGTATTGCCGGTCTCAATCGACCGGATTCTTACCGGGACCATTCTTGCCCTCTCAAGGGCCCTTGGAGAAACAGCTCCCTTGGTGGTCATCGGAGCATCCACGTTCATCAGTGTCGACCCTTCAGGAATTTTTTCCAAGTTTACGACATTGCCCATTCAGATTTATCAGTGGTCCGCACGACCCCAGGGTGCATATCGCAATGTGGCGGGAGCTGCGATCATTGCCCTTTTGATCCTGCTCATGGCTCTGAACAGCAGCGCCATCATACTACGAGACAAACTATCCAAGAAGAAGAGGATGGAATCATGA
- a CDS encoding desulfoferrodoxin family protein → MAKKLLFYRCPVCHSLVELIDNGGHSLTCCGQSMQLLTAKTEDQADEYHLPVLKHRSGLLYVEVGKKPHPQSEDHQITCIVLVTKQTIRRSDIKSNSPATTVFTDKDHGDVYVYCNVHGLFKVSF, encoded by the coding sequence ATGGCAAAGAAACTTCTTTTTTATCGCTGTCCAGTCTGTCACTCGCTTGTGGAGCTCATCGATAACGGAGGTCACTCGCTGACCTGTTGCGGGCAGAGCATGCAACTGCTTACCGCAAAAACCGAGGACCAAGCCGATGAGTATCATTTGCCCGTGTTGAAGCATCGTTCAGGACTCTTGTATGTGGAGGTAGGCAAAAAGCCCCATCCGCAGAGTGAGGACCATCAGATCACCTGCATCGTTCTTGTCACCAAGCAGACGATCAGGCGCAGCGACATCAAGAGCAACAGCCCTGCAACGACGGTATTCACCGATAAAGATCATGGAGATGTATATGTCTACTGCAATGTCCACGGACTCTTCAAAGTCTCATTCTAA
- a CDS encoding PAS domain-containing protein, whose translation MELIHNPDHRIEQLKHYLGLLCSGTTDKETYLRYAGVLESATAFEANSALESILSATRDVTVYTAAVARFIRSVGKGLESQSLPRYPQYSLFASLDEENRRIVRYMEDLQTLAKELQKQKSADLSPLLEKTASFHLIKEHYARLQNELFPLFEKASTEHSCVKLMWAIQDTALGFQKEVLAYGGKDLGALWKVFGQFYVQVGILSYREQYILLPVAYRALSTQQEVGPMQSPFKKFVSRTGALSQEELERIFSILPFDIAFIGSDDRLKFYSDPPHRIFVRTPEVIGRLVQNCHPPKSVHTVQAILDSFKEGREDSAEFYLVMKGKFIHIQYYAVRSTDGEYLGCMEVTQDATHLRSLTGEKRLP comes from the coding sequence ATGGAACTGATACACAATCCAGATCATCGCATTGAGCAACTGAAGCACTATTTAGGCCTCCTTTGTAGTGGTACGACCGATAAAGAGACCTATCTGAGGTATGCCGGTGTGTTGGAAAGCGCTACTGCCTTCGAAGCAAACAGCGCTCTTGAGTCGATACTCTCTGCTACTAGGGATGTAACGGTGTATACCGCCGCTGTTGCCCGATTCATACGCTCCGTCGGCAAAGGCTTGGAAAGCCAAAGCCTGCCCCGCTATCCCCAGTATTCGTTGTTTGCCTCCCTCGATGAGGAGAATCGGCGGATTGTCCGATATATGGAGGATTTGCAAACCCTGGCAAAAGAGCTGCAAAAGCAAAAGAGTGCAGACCTTTCCCCTCTGCTGGAGAAAACAGCCTCTTTTCATCTGATCAAAGAGCACTATGCACGGTTGCAGAATGAGCTCTTTCCGCTCTTTGAGAAAGCAAGCACCGAGCATAGTTGTGTCAAGTTGATGTGGGCGATTCAGGATACAGCCCTTGGTTTCCAGAAGGAAGTACTTGCTTATGGAGGCAAGGACCTTGGAGCACTATGGAAGGTCTTCGGCCAGTTTTATGTACAGGTTGGAATTCTGAGTTATCGGGAGCAATATATTCTGCTTCCCGTAGCATACCGTGCGCTTTCAACGCAGCAGGAAGTGGGACCGATGCAATCACCGTTCAAGAAATTTGTGAGCAGAACCGGGGCCCTGTCGCAAGAGGAGTTGGAACGAATTTTCTCGATTCTCCCGTTTGACATCGCCTTCATCGGCAGCGATGACCGCCTGAAGTTCTATTCAGACCCACCGCATCGCATATTTGTGCGTACACCCGAAGTCATCGGACGGTTGGTACAAAACTGCCACCCTCCCAAGAGTGTGCATACCGTCCAAGCCATCCTCGACTCCTTCAAAGAAGGGAGGGAGGATTCGGCTGAATTTTATCTGGTAATGAAAGGGAAATTCATCCACATCCAGTACTACGCAGTGCGTAGTACTGATGGTGAGTACCTAGGTTGCATGGAAGTAACCCAGGACGCAACGCATCTCAGGTCTCTTACAGGTGAGAAGCGGCTGCCTTAG